A region of Malaciobacter marinus DNA encodes the following proteins:
- a CDS encoding pyridoxine 5'-phosphate synthase, with amino-acid sequence MLLGVNIDHIAVLREARKINDPNPLDALGICKLANADQITIHLREDRRHIHDDDAKKIIKSSTLPVNLECSINDEIIDIVCKLKPQRATLVPENRQEVTTEGGLDIKSNFEKIKKAIKKLHDNEIEVSLFIDPKKETIKLSSELKVEWIELHTGTFANIYAMLYGNLRNTHHSIKELELPRQELKVMLKESKKQIKKASNKADQLNLKVAAGHGLNYQNVSLISSIKTISELNIGQSIIARSVYTGLHQAILDMKESIK; translated from the coding sequence GTGTTACTTGGAGTAAATATTGACCACATTGCTGTTTTAAGAGAAGCAAGAAAAATAAATGATCCAAATCCTCTTGATGCTTTAGGTATTTGTAAATTAGCAAATGCAGATCAAATAACTATTCATTTAAGAGAAGATAGAAGACATATACACGATGATGATGCAAAAAAAATTATAAAGAGCTCAACTTTACCTGTAAATTTAGAGTGTTCAATAAATGATGAAATTATTGATATTGTATGTAAATTAAAACCACAAAGAGCAACTTTAGTTCCTGAAAATAGGCAAGAAGTAACAACAGAAGGTGGTCTTGATATAAAATCAAATTTTGAAAAAATCAAAAAAGCTATTAAAAAACTTCATGATAATGAGATTGAAGTTTCACTATTTATAGATCCAAAAAAAGAGACAATAAAACTAAGTAGTGAATTAAAAGTTGAATGGATAGAGCTTCATACAGGTACATTTGCAAATATTTATGCAATGTTATATGGAAATTTAAGAAATACTCATCATAGCATCAAAGAGTTAGAACTACCAAGACAAGAGCTAAAAGTGATGCTTAAAGAGTCAAAAAAACAGATAAAAAAAGCTTCAAATAAAGCAGATCAATTAAACTTAAAAGTTGCAGCTGGACATGGACTTAACTATCAAAATGTAAGTTTGATTTCTTCTATTAAAACTATTAGTGAATTAAATATTGGTCAAAGTATTATTGCAAGATCGGTTTATACTGGATTACATCAAGCAATATTAGATATGAAAGAGTCAATCAAATGA
- a CDS encoding nitronate monooxygenase, giving the protein MRIGKYEIKHPIIQGGMGVGISWDRLAGTVSKEGGLGVISSVGTGYYNSDEFSVKTKKDKPVDVLNFYSKEALTTIIKNARKICGNAPLACNILHAINDYGRVVKDACEAGADILITGAGIPTNMPQFTKDFPDVALVPIVSSARALRLICRKWKRYNKLPDAIIVEGPKSGGHQGFTYEQCLQEEYQLENIVGPVIEEAKKWADNIPVIAAGGIWDKTDIDKFLALGCDGVQMATRFIGTHECDVDTNMKKVLIDAKESDIKLMKSPVGLPARAVMTNLQASIENKTAPKIACISNCVSPCHRGQEAKIVGYCIADRLGAAYKGDLDTGLFFTGSNGYKLDKIISVHELMEKLTKGE; this is encoded by the coding sequence TTGAGAATAGGAAAGTATGAGATTAAGCACCCCATAATTCAAGGTGGAATGGGTGTAGGTATCAGTTGGGACAGGCTAGCTGGTACGGTAAGTAAAGAGGGAGGACTAGGTGTTATCTCATCAGTAGGAACAGGATATTATAATAGTGATGAATTTTCTGTAAAAACTAAAAAAGATAAGCCAGTTGATGTTTTGAATTTTTATTCAAAGGAAGCTTTAACTACTATTATTAAAAATGCTAGAAAAATCTGTGGAAATGCACCACTAGCATGTAATATTTTACATGCTATCAATGACTATGGAAGAGTTGTAAAAGATGCTTGTGAAGCAGGTGCGGATATACTTATTACTGGTGCTGGAATACCTACTAATATGCCACAATTTACAAAAGATTTTCCAGATGTTGCATTGGTACCTATTGTTTCAAGTGCTAGAGCATTGAGACTTATTTGTAGAAAATGGAAAAGATATAATAAACTTCCAGATGCAATTATAGTTGAGGGACCAAAATCAGGAGGTCATCAAGGCTTTACATATGAACAATGTCTTCAAGAAGAGTATCAACTTGAAAATATAGTAGGTCCTGTTATTGAAGAAGCTAAAAAATGGGCAGATAATATTCCTGTAATTGCAGCTGGTGGGATTTGGGATAAAACTGATATTGATAAATTTCTAGCTCTTGGTTGTGATGGTGTACAAATGGCAACAAGATTTATTGGAACTCATGAGTGTGATGTTGATACAAATATGAAAAAAGTTTTAATTGATGCAAAAGAGAGTGATATAAAACTTATGAAATCTCCAGTTGGACTTCCTGCAAGAGCAGTTATGACCAACTTACAGGCTTCTATAGAAAATAAAACTGCACCAAAAATTGCTTGTATTTCAAATTGTGTATCGCCTTGTCATAGAGGTCAAGAAGCAAAAATAGTTGGTTATTGTATAGCAGATAGACTAGGAGCAGCATATAAAGGTGATTTGGATACAGGATTGTTTTTCACAGGTTCAAATGGGTATAAATTAGATAAAATAATATCTGTTCATGAACTTATGGAAAAACTAACTAAAGGAGAGTAG
- a CDS encoding SPOR domain-containing protein yields the protein MEIKGEDFLKKVQKKQETEELEQRLSQLKGDEEDVQTNQQYYSKPNMQDDDAVKVDIDDQELGDIMLNGASNNSGQSNETNKRKYLILGLVLIILFLLTIVIIRLLNSPSDDDSFSNTQEKTNEEKSLENDSIEQQYQKIIDEKLKNIKEQTNQTEEVNTEDSELNIDSIEQKEKKVEEEAAKPDVFGIKKEQEEAKKEVVKKVTKPVVKKQEVKKQKTTKTVKKSTNTSKPKGTFVQVGAFSKQPAKKYLEKIEKNGFNYTIYKVTVNGKVYNKVLVGPYNNRTKAEENMSIIKRKLNISSAFILRF from the coding sequence ATGGAAATTAAAGGCGAAGACTTTTTAAAAAAAGTACAAAAGAAACAAGAAACAGAAGAGTTAGAACAAAGACTTTCACAACTTAAAGGTGATGAAGAAGATGTTCAAACAAACCAACAATATTACTCAAAACCTAATATGCAAGATGATGATGCTGTTAAAGTAGATATTGATGATCAAGAACTAGGAGATATTATGTTAAATGGTGCTTCTAATAATTCAGGTCAATCAAATGAAACAAATAAAAGAAAATATTTGATTTTGGGACTTGTTTTAATAATTCTTTTTTTATTAACAATAGTTATTATTCGTCTTTTAAATAGTCCTAGTGATGATGACTCATTTTCTAATACACAAGAGAAAACAAATGAAGAGAAAAGTTTAGAAAATGACAGTATTGAACAACAATATCAAAAAATAATTGATGAAAAATTAAAAAATATTAAAGAACAAACAAACCAAACAGAAGAAGTAAATACAGAAGATAGTGAGCTAAATATTGATTCTATTGAACAAAAAGAGAAAAAAGTAGAAGAAGAAGCAGCAAAACCTGATGTTTTTGGAATTAAAAAAGAACAAGAAGAAGCTAAAAAAGAAGTAGTAAAAAAAGTAACAAAACCTGTTGTAAAAAAACAAGAAGTAAAAAAACAAAAAACTACTAAAACAGTTAAAAAATCAACTAATACTTCTAAACCAAAAGGAACTTTTGTTCAAGTTGGTGCTTTTTCTAAGCAACCAGCTAAAAAATATCTTGAAAAGATAGAAAAAAATGGCTTTAATTATACTATTTATAAAGTAACTGTAAATGGTAAAGTTTATAATAAAGTATTAGTAGGACCATATAACAATAGAACAAAAGCAGAAGAGAATATGTCAATAATCAAAAGAAAGCTAAATATATCAAGTGCTTTTATTCTTAGATTTTAA
- a CDS encoding ATP-binding protein codes for MKTLEVCYELDFSKISFLERKVKIKSKKTFVYGAPKCGKTYLIYDYLANFDTNDYIYIDFKDFRNDLEEIRVHLSSFIIEKKIKILVLENFDFSFELPKCESIIISNHNKLTLENFEHLHVKALDFEEYLLHETRFHTATQAFNNFLKYGNMPGVVNLEEHTKERRLQEILRLYTKDETYEYILKILFLNIDEKKSLYQLFNTLKNQIKISKDKFYATVKTFENSGLVYFLPKYNQEKAIKKVYSYNHAFLNAISHAKKFKNEFTNMVFLQLESNFEKIYYLDNIDFFIPSENYVILSIPFFNPLLKKGIEKKLNKVLKENEIKKIDIVTVGYSENFFINDIEVEVLPFFEWAVS; via the coding sequence ATGAAAACTTTAGAAGTATGCTATGAACTTGATTTTTCAAAAATTAGTTTTTTAGAAAGAAAAGTAAAAATAAAGAGTAAAAAAACATTTGTTTATGGAGCGCCTAAGTGTGGAAAAACATATTTAATATATGACTATCTTGCGAATTTTGACACAAATGATTATATCTATATAGATTTTAAAGATTTTAGGAATGATTTAGAAGAAATAAGAGTTCATTTAAGTAGTTTTATAATTGAAAAAAAAATCAAGATTTTAGTTTTAGAGAATTTTGATTTTTCATTTGAATTACCAAAATGTGAAAGTATTATTATCTCAAATCATAATAAATTAACTCTTGAAAACTTTGAACATTTGCATGTAAAAGCACTAGATTTTGAGGAATATTTACTTCATGAAACTAGATTTCACACAGCAACTCAAGCATTTAATAACTTTTTAAAATATGGAAATATGCCAGGAGTTGTAAATTTAGAAGAGCATACAAAAGAGAGAAGATTACAAGAAATATTAAGATTATATACAAAAGATGAGACTTATGAGTATATACTTAAAATTTTATTTTTAAATATTGATGAGAAAAAATCACTATATCAATTATTTAATACACTTAAAAATCAAATAAAAATTTCAAAAGACAAATTTTATGCTACAGTTAAAACTTTTGAAAACTCAGGATTAGTCTATTTTTTACCAAAATATAATCAAGAAAAAGCAATAAAGAAAGTTTATTCATATAATCATGCTTTTTTGAATGCAATTTCTCATGCAAAAAAATTTAAAAATGAGTTTACAAATATGGTTTTTTTGCAACTTGAATCAAATTTTGAAAAAATATATTATCTTGATAATATCGATTTTTTTATTCCAAGTGAAAATTATGTAATTTTATCTATTCCCTTTTTTAATCCTTTATTAAAAAAAGGAATAGAAAAGAAATTAAATAAAGTTTTAAAAGAGAATGAGATTAAAAAGATTGATATTGTAACCGTAGGTTACAGTGAAAACTTTTTTATAAATGATATTGAAGTTGAAGTATTACCTTTTTTTGAATGGGCAGTTAGTTAA
- the pyrH gene encoding UMP kinase — translation MNKRVLVKFSGEALAGEEGYGIDTQILDYIADEIKNLVDNGIEVGIVIGGGNIIRGVTAAADGVIKRTSADYMGMLATVINGVAMQEALEYKGLNARLQTAIKMEQIAEPFIVRKAIRHFEKNRVVIFSAGTGNPYFTTDTAATLRATEINASMLIKATKVDGIYDKDPMKYDDAVKLDTISYDRALEDHIKVMDDTAIALAKDNKLPIVVANMSEKGNLLKIINGDTSKCSIVK, via the coding sequence ATGAATAAAAGAGTACTTGTTAAATTTTCTGGTGAGGCATTAGCTGGTGAAGAAGGTTACGGTATAGATACTCAGATTTTGGACTATATCGCAGATGAAATTAAAAACTTAGTTGATAATGGTATTGAAGTAGGTATTGTTATTGGTGGAGGTAATATCATTCGAGGTGTTACTGCTGCTGCTGATGGTGTAATTAAAAGAACTAGTGCTGATTATATGGGTATGCTAGCAACTGTTATAAATGGTGTTGCTATGCAAGAAGCATTAGAATATAAAGGTTTAAATGCAAGACTACAAACTGCTATAAAAATGGAACAAATTGCTGAGCCATTTATTGTAAGAAAAGCTATTAGACACTTTGAAAAAAATAGAGTTGTAATTTTTAGTGCAGGTACAGGTAATCCATACTTTACAACTGATACTGCTGCAACTTTAAGAGCAACAGAAATAAATGCATCTATGTTAATTAAAGCTACAAAAGTTGATGGTATTTATGATAAAGATCCTATGAAATATGATGATGCTGTTAAACTTGATACTATTTCATATGATAGAGCGCTAGAAGATCATATTAAAGTGATGGATGATACTGCAATTGCATTAGCAAAAGATAACAAACTTCCAATTGTAGTTGCTAATATGAGTGAAAAAGGTAACTTACTAAAAATCATCAATGGTGATACTAGTAAATGTTCAATTGTTAAATAA
- a CDS encoding anthranilate synthase component I family protein — MTFYSKELFLDQFTPVSIYEKVKELYKDEITFLFESTINSSDGNYSFIIVGDRERVWYKDNKCFHKDEDGKINEVESNPLKFLQKYYKKFDKKLFKEKARELGIGLIDGFIGNIGYDIGKEFEPKLKKSMSNLTDQLNIPDVDLIRPKMILGFSHKTSKLVMVTSLKEYEKQLDIIEKQLHTPYTFTPLKKATLLDEGKFNYTKEQFFEMVDKSKEMIRSGDVFQILMSNRFIQKAKVDHLSFYRALRSKNPSPYLFFLEYEDFCIAGSSPEVMIKLVDNHLLLRPIAGTRKRGKTLARDLELEKELLDDPKEKAEHLMLVDLGRNDVGRVAQAGTVKVTDLMRIEKYSHVMHIVSDVEAVIDEQYDMFDLFAATFTAGTMTGAPKIRAMELIAQFEGIKRSFYSGSIAYFGFDGNMDSAITIRTTLLTKDKVIFQAGAGVVADSVNELEYLEVHNKLAANIATLKELS; from the coding sequence ATGACATTTTATTCAAAAGAGCTTTTTTTAGACCAGTTTACTCCTGTTTCAATTTATGAAAAAGTAAAAGAACTTTATAAAGATGAAATTACTTTTTTATTTGAAAGTACTATCAATTCAAGCGATGGAAACTACTCTTTTATAATAGTAGGAGATAGAGAAAGGGTTTGGTACAAAGATAATAAATGCTTTCACAAAGATGAAGATGGAAAGATAAATGAAGTTGAATCAAATCCTTTAAAATTTCTTCAAAAATACTATAAAAAGTTTGATAAAAAACTTTTCAAAGAAAAAGCAAGAGAGTTAGGAATTGGACTAATTGATGGCTTTATTGGAAATATAGGTTATGATATAGGTAAAGAGTTTGAACCAAAACTAAAAAAATCTATGAGTAACTTAACTGATCAGTTAAATATTCCTGATGTTGATTTAATAAGACCAAAAATGATTTTAGGCTTTTCTCATAAAACTTCAAAACTTGTAATGGTTACCTCGCTTAAAGAGTATGAAAAACAGTTAGATATTATAGAAAAACAGTTACATACTCCTTATACTTTTACACCTTTAAAAAAAGCTACACTTTTAGATGAGGGAAAATTCAACTATACAAAAGAACAGTTTTTTGAAATGGTTGACAAATCAAAAGAGATGATAAGAAGTGGAGATGTTTTTCAAATTCTTATGTCAAATAGATTTATTCAAAAAGCAAAGGTTGACCACTTAAGTTTTTACAGAGCCTTAAGAAGCAAAAATCCTAGTCCATATTTGTTTTTTTTAGAGTATGAAGATTTTTGTATTGCGGGTAGTTCTCCTGAGGTTATGATAAAACTTGTAGATAATCACCTACTTTTAAGACCAATAGCAGGTACAAGAAAAAGAGGTAAAACATTAGCTAGAGATTTAGAGCTTGAAAAAGAACTACTTGATGATCCAAAAGAGAAAGCAGAACATCTTATGCTTGTAGATTTAGGTAGAAATGATGTAGGAAGAGTTGCTCAAGCTGGAACTGTTAAAGTTACTGATTTAATGAGAATAGAAAAATATTCACATGTAATGCATATTGTTTCTGATGTTGAAGCAGTCATTGATGAGCAGTATGATATGTTTGATTTATTTGCTGCAACATTTACAGCTGGTACTATGACAGGTGCTCCAAAAATTAGAGCCATGGAACTAATCGCACAATTTGAGGGTATTAAAAGAAGTTTTTATAGTGGAAGTATTGCATATTTTGGATTTGATGGAAATATGGATAGTGCAATAACTATTAGAACAACACTTCTTACAAAAGATAAAGTTATATTCCAAGCAGGTGCTGGAGTTGTTGCTGATTCTGTAAATGAGCTTGAGTATCTTGAAGTACATAATAAACTTGCTGCAAATATAGCAACATTGAAAGAGTTATCTTAA
- the tyrS gene encoding tyrosine--tRNA ligase, with product MEEKIKNALLEIQRGCAEIIDIEAIEKLVRNFYEKGENFYVKAGFDPTAPDLHLGHTVLIRKLATFQKFGGIVQFLIGDFTATIGDPTGKSETRKVLSSEQVLENAETYKEQVFKILDPEKTKVMFNSDWLSKLGTVGIINLASNLTVARMLERDDFSKRYSSNTPIAVSEFIYPLLQGYDSVAMNTDIEMGGTDQKFNLLMGRTLQKAYDCKKQQAVLMTPLLEGLDGIQKMSKSLGNYVGVTDTANDMFGKLLSTSDELMWKYYELLSKKTLKELDDLQEGVKDGSLHPKKVKEELAMEIVDTYHGKGAGELAKAEFEKIFAKKDIPSDMPEYEFEAGIWICQALVDAKLVNSTSQARRDIKAGAVKIDQEKTTDEKLNLKSGEFILQKGKKNFAKITIK from the coding sequence ATGGAAGAGAAGATTAAAAATGCACTATTAGAAATACAAAGAGGATGTGCAGAAATAATTGACATAGAAGCTATTGAAAAATTAGTAAGAAACTTTTATGAAAAAGGTGAAAACTTCTATGTAAAAGCTGGTTTTGATCCAACTGCTCCTGATTTACATTTAGGGCATACTGTACTTATAAGAAAACTTGCAACATTTCAAAAATTTGGTGGAATTGTACAGTTTTTAATTGGTGATTTTACTGCAACTATTGGAGATCCAACAGGAAAAAGTGAAACTAGAAAAGTATTAAGTAGTGAGCAAGTTTTAGAAAATGCTGAAACATATAAAGAGCAAGTATTTAAAATCTTGGATCCTGAGAAAACAAAAGTAATGTTTAATAGTGATTGGTTAAGTAAACTAGGAACAGTTGGTATTATTAATCTTGCTTCAAATTTAACAGTTGCAAGAATGTTAGAAAGAGATGATTTTTCAAAAAGATACTCGTCAAATACTCCAATTGCAGTAAGTGAATTTATATATCCACTACTTCAAGGCTATGATTCAGTTGCAATGAATACTGATATTGAAATGGGTGGAACTGATCAAAAATTTAATCTTTTAATGGGAAGAACTTTACAAAAAGCTTATGATTGTAAAAAACAACAAGCTGTACTAATGACTCCACTACTTGAAGGATTAGATGGTATTCAAAAAATGTCTAAATCTTTAGGGAATTATGTAGGAGTTACAGATACTGCAAATGACATGTTTGGAAAGCTATTATCAACTTCTGATGAGTTGATGTGGAAATATTATGAATTATTGTCAAAAAAGACACTAAAAGAACTTGATGACTTACAAGAAGGTGTAAAAGATGGTTCATTGCACCCTAAAAAAGTTAAAGAAGAACTTGCCATGGAGATTGTAGATACATATCATGGTAAAGGTGCAGGAGAACTTGCAAAAGCAGAGTTTGAAAAAATATTTGCAAAAAAAGACATTCCAAGTGATATGCCAGAATATGAATTTGAAGCAGGAATTTGGATCTGTCAAGCATTAGTTGATGCAAAACTTGTAAATTCAACTTCACAAGCAAGAAGAGATATTAAAGCGGGTGCTGTGAAAATAGATCAAGAAAAAACAACTGATGAAAAACTTAATTTAAAATCTGGTGAATTTATTTTACAAAAAGGTAAAAAGAATTTCGCAAAGATTACAATAAAATAA
- a CDS encoding RelA/SpoT family protein — MDPFIETIQSINTIDGAIEELKKHTIITPKLKNIIDFSIKAHDNQFRKSGEPYAVHPLLVASITAYFSPDEAVVATSLLHDVVEDTEYDLTFVKENWGEDIAHMVDGLTKIVEIRESEFSSSLSTHEAKTISSAMTFRKMLIASIDDVRVLLVKLCDRFHNMLTLDALPENKQKRIAEETLVVYVPIAHRLGISTLKNHLEDLAFYYIYPKEYNKIDKFIKDHQHAIQLTFNNFISNTKNILEKNGYDASKVKILSRIKHHYSIYLKMQRKGVSIDEVLDLLAIRVLVPEEIDCYKVLGHLHLAYKPLISRFKDYVSTPKENGYRTIHTTVFYNSKIYEIQIRSFEMHKIAEYGIAAHWKYKSGAKNGPNLNWLKSLEFSNENVEEFYADTKDDLYSEEIVVYSPHGDTFNLPRGSTAYDFAYAVHTDVGKNAFECFINKIKKPLLTELKSSDIVAIKTTDYPILRCSWVDMVKTNRAKKQIKMLCSHRQKELNELTGKNILDTIFVRYTQEITNTHNFDSLHKIANNLDFLRHIKKQIETRMIKEHGLVTRFKILASKLKKYKFDNILIYSNFSINSVSFDHCCHPKFGDDIVAFKDGNKAIIHHKMCDKAYKKIKSKQNMLFCKWTKDTLYPYKMVVSLANTKGELAKLLMYMSKYEGYILSVDYGREKHSYRQYCDIDFEINNSNVEEVRKIVEQKAKVIEFFSKKDAYNK; from the coding sequence ATGGATCCATTCATAGAAACAATTCAAAGCATCAACACAATCGATGGTGCTATTGAAGAGCTAAAAAAACATACTATAATAACACCTAAATTAAAAAATATCATAGACTTTAGTATTAAAGCTCATGATAACCAATTTAGGAAAAGTGGTGAACCTTATGCTGTTCATCCCTTACTTGTTGCTTCAATCACAGCATACTTTAGCCCTGATGAAGCAGTAGTTGCCACTTCACTTTTACATGATGTTGTTGAAGATACAGAGTATGATTTAACATTTGTAAAAGAAAACTGGGGTGAAGATATTGCCCACATGGTTGATGGACTTACAAAAATAGTTGAAATTAGAGAAAGTGAGTTTTCTTCAAGTTTATCTACACATGAAGCAAAAACTATATCTTCTGCTATGACTTTTAGAAAAATGCTTATTGCATCAATCGATGATGTTAGAGTACTTTTAGTAAAACTTTGTGATAGATTTCACAATATGTTAACGCTAGATGCACTTCCTGAAAATAAACAAAAAAGAATTGCTGAAGAGACTTTAGTAGTTTATGTTCCTATTGCTCATAGACTTGGTATTTCAACACTTAAAAATCATCTTGAAGATTTAGCTTTTTACTATATTTATCCAAAAGAGTATAATAAAATAGATAAATTCATAAAAGATCATCAACATGCAATTCAATTAACATTTAATAATTTTATTAGCAATACAAAAAATATACTTGAAAAAAATGGTTATGACGCATCAAAAGTAAAAATCTTAAGTAGAATCAAGCATCATTACTCTATATATTTAAAAATGCAAAGAAAAGGTGTAAGTATTGATGAAGTACTTGACTTACTTGCAATTAGAGTATTAGTTCCAGAAGAGATTGATTGTTATAAGGTTTTGGGTCATTTACACTTAGCTTACAAACCTTTAATTTCAAGATTTAAAGATTATGTATCAACACCTAAAGAGAATGGATATAGAACTATTCATACAACTGTTTTTTATAATTCTAAAATATATGAAATACAAATTAGAAGTTTTGAGATGCATAAAATAGCAGAGTATGGTATTGCTGCACATTGGAAATATAAAAGTGGTGCAAAAAATGGACCAAATTTAAATTGGCTTAAATCTTTAGAGTTTTCAAATGAAAACGTTGAAGAGTTTTATGCTGATACAAAAGATGATTTATATTCAGAAGAGATTGTAGTTTATTCTCCCCATGGTGATACTTTTAATCTCCCAAGAGGTTCTACAGCATATGATTTTGCATATGCTGTACATACAGATGTTGGTAAAAATGCTTTTGAATGTTTTATAAATAAGATTAAAAAACCACTTCTAACAGAACTTAAAAGTTCTGATATAGTAGCTATAAAAACTACTGATTACCCTATTCTTAGGTGCTCTTGGGTAGATATGGTAAAAACAAATAGAGCCAAAAAACAGATTAAAATGCTTTGTTCGCACAGACAAAAAGAGTTAAATGAACTTACAGGTAAAAATATACTTGATACTATTTTCGTAAGATACACTCAAGAAATCACAAATACGCATAATTTTGATTCTTTGCACAAAATAGCAAATAATCTTGATTTTTTAAGACATATAAAAAAACAAATTGAAACAAGAATGATAAAAGAACATGGATTAGTAACTAGATTCAAAATACTTGCAAGTAAATTAAAAAAGTATAAATTTGATAATATTTTAATATATTCAAATTTTAGTATAAATTCTGTATCATTTGACCACTGTTGTCATCCTAAATTTGGAGATGATATAGTAGCTTTTAAAGATGGTAACAAAGCCATCATTCATCATAAGATGTGTGATAAAGCATATAAGAAGATAAAATCAAAACAAAATATGCTATTTTGTAAATGGACAAAAGATACTTTATATCCATATAAAATGGTTGTTTCCCTGGCTAATACAAAAGGTGAATTAGCAAAACTATTAATGTATATGTCAAAATACGAGGGTTATATTCTAAGTGTTGATTATGGTAGAGAAAAACACTCTTACAGACAATACTGTGATATAGATTTTGAAATAAATAACTCAAATGTGGAAGAAGTTAGAAAAATTGTAGAACAAAAAGCAAAAGTAATTGAGTTTTTTTCAAAAAAAGATGCATACAATAAATAA
- a CDS encoding DNA-directed RNA polymerase subunit omega: MLRLEERMAKALEKVNNDRYILSIAVGQRADDLSKGAKPLLEQNTQNMKYTDIAIDEIANGLLVIEGLIDKED; the protein is encoded by the coding sequence ATGCTAAGATTAGAAGAAAGAATGGCTAAGGCCTTAGAGAAAGTAAATAATGATAGATATATTTTATCAATCGCTGTTGGGCAAAGAGCAGACGATTTAAGTAAGGGAGCAAAACCACTACTTGAGCAAAATACACAAAACATGAAATATACTGATATTGCAATTGATGAAATTGCAAATGGTTTATTAGTTATTGAGGGTTTAATAGATAAAGAAGATTAA
- the pdxA gene encoding 4-hydroxythreonine-4-phosphate dehydrogenase, with amino-acid sequence MKHKIAISIGDLNGIGLQIALQSHEKIKKICKPIYCINNEMLKQGAKLLNLKIPNDFEIHKTNGEFEIKPGQVSKKSGKYSYDSFIDAINLTKKRKTNAVVTLPINKESWNKANIDFKGHTEVLRSYFGQNAIMMLGCKKMFVALYTEHIALKKVPKKINEEDLTTFLCSFYKNVNQDNIQVLGLNPHASDNGVLGNEEVEIFKAIKNANKILKKDIFKGPVVPDTAFSKTNRKSCKYFVCMYHDQGLAPLKALYFDQSINVSLNLPIIRTSVDHGTAFDIAYKDENINQKSYLNAIKEAINLINSKK; translated from the coding sequence ATGAAGCATAAAATAGCAATATCTATTGGTGATTTAAATGGAATTGGTTTACAAATTGCATTACAAAGTCATGAAAAAATAAAAAAAATTTGTAAGCCAATCTATTGTATAAATAATGAAATGCTAAAACAAGGTGCAAAACTTCTAAATTTAAAAATTCCTAATGATTTTGAAATTCATAAAACTAATGGTGAGTTTGAAATTAAGCCAGGACAAGTATCTAAAAAAAGTGGCAAATATTCTTATGATTCATTTATAGATGCAATAAATCTTACAAAAAAAAGAAAAACAAATGCTGTTGTAACCTTACCTATAAATAAAGAGTCATGGAATAAAGCTAACATTGATTTTAAAGGTCATACAGAAGTTTTAAGAAGTTATTTTGGACAAAATGCAATTATGATGTTAGGATGTAAAAAAATGTTCGTAGCACTTTATACAGAACATATTGCACTAAAAAAAGTTCCTAAAAAAATCAATGAAGAAGATTTAACAACATTTTTATGTAGTTTTTATAAAAATGTAAACCAAGATAATATTCAAGTATTAGGTTTAAATCCCCATGCTAGTGATAATGGAGTTTTAGGAAATGAAGAAGTTGAGATATTTAAAGCAATAAAAAATGCAAATAAAATATTGAAAAAAGATATTTTCAAAGGTCCAGTTGTACCTGATACTGCATTTTCAAAAACAAATAGAAAATCTTGTAAATATTTTGTTTGTATGTATCATGACCAAGGTTTAGCACCATTGAAAGCTTTATATTTTGATCAAAGTATAAATGTAAGTTTAAATCTTCCTATTATTAGAACCTCAGTTGACCATGGAACTGCTTTTGATATTGCATACAAAGATGAAAATATTAATCAAAAAAGTTATTTAAATGCCATAAAAGAAGCAATAAATCTAATAAATAGTAAAAAATGA